The Salvia miltiorrhiza cultivar Shanhuang (shh) chromosome 1, IMPLAD_Smil_shh, whole genome shotgun sequence genome has a window encoding:
- the LOC131000195 gene encoding probable indole-3-pyruvate monooxygenase YUCCA3 — translation MFSFSDSNTLSRRCVWVNGPVIVGAGPSGLAVAAGLKQQGVPFVIVERADCIASLWQKHTYDRLKLHLPKQFCQLPDFPFPDHYPRYPNKKQFVEYMESYAAHFDINPHFNETVQTAKYDEACRLWRVSTASAEYICQWLVVATGENAERVVPDIPGLDEFAGEVIHACDYKSGDKFKGQKVLVVGCGNSGMEVSLDLCDHHAQPAMVVRSAVHVLPREVMGKSTFELAMLLMKWLPLWVVDKVMLFLAWMVLGNMEKYGLKRPSVGPLELKNKYGKTPVLDVGALEKIRSREIQVVPGIRSFSKGAVELVTGEKKMIDSVILATGYRSNVPYWLQESQFFGKNGFPKNPFPNGWKGEGGIYAVGFTRRGLAGASADAVRVSQDIAKIWKDDLKQKKQKVPTHRRCISTF, via the exons atgtttagcTTCTCAGATAGCAACACGCTCTCCCGGCGGTGCGTGTGGGTGAACGGCCCCGTGATCGTGGGGGCCGGCCCCTCGGGCCTGGCGGTGGCAGCCGGGCTGAAGCAGCAGGGCGTCCCGTTCGTGATTGTCGAACGGGCCGACTGCATTGCCTCCCTTTGGCAGAAGCACACCTACGACCGGCTGAAGCTCCACCTCCCGAAGCAGTTCTGCCAGCTCCCCGACTTCCCCTTCCCCGACCACTACCCGCGCTACCCCAACAAGAAGCAGTTCGTGGAATACATGGAATCCTACGCCGCCCACTTCGACATCAACCCCCACTTCAACGAGACCGTCCAGACCGCCAAATACGACGAGGCCTGCCGCCTCTGGCGCGTCAGCACCGCCTCCGCCGAGTACATCTGCCAGTGGCTCGTCGTCGCCACCGGCGAGAACGCCGAGCGCGTCGTCCCCGACATCCCGGGGCTCGACGAGTTCGCCGGCGAGGTCATCCACGCCTGCGACTACAAGTCCGGTGACAAATTCAAGGGCCAGAAGGTCCTCGTCGTCGGCTGCGGAAACTCCGGCATGGAAGTCTCCCTCGATCTCTGCGACCACCACGCTCAGCCCGCCATGGTTGTTCGTAGCGCG GTTCATGTTCTCCCGAGAGAAGTGATGGGGAAATCAACGTTCGAGCTAGCCATGTTGCTGATGAAATGGCTGCCGCTGTGGGTGGTGGATAAGGTGATGCTATTTCTGGCATGGATGGTGCTGGGGAACATGGAGAAATACGGGCTGAAGCGGCCGTCGGTGGGGCCGTTAGAGCTGAAGAACAAGTACGGGAAGACGCCGGTGCTGGACGTGGGCGCGCTCGAGAAGATCAGATCGCGGGAAATCCAAGTGGTTCCCGGGATCAGAAGCTTCTCGAAGGGCGCGGTGGAGCTCGTGACGGGAGAGAAGAAGATGATCGACTCTGTTATCTTGGCTACGGGATACCGTAGCAACGTGCCTTACTGGTTGCAGGAGAGTCAATTCTTTGGTAAAAATGGATTTCCCAAAAACCCATTTCCAAATGGGTGGAAAGGTGAAGGTGGGATTTACGCAGTTGGGTTCACGAGGAGAGGGCTGGCTGGAGCATCTGCTGATGCTGTAAGGGTTTCACAAGATATTGCCAAAATTTGGAAGGATGATTTGAAGCAGAAGAAGCAAAAAGTTCCTACTCATAGAAGATGCATTTCAACCTTTTGA
- the LOC131000204 gene encoding glutaredoxin-C5, chloroplastic isoform X5: MALMAAGPWNRGGLEQIWISPPSISTGIGSIFTNHISFCGADSVALFCRNGPRKKCLAVVRAMSATFGARMEESVKKTVSENPVVVYSKTWCSYSSEVKSLFKRLGVEPLVIELDQLGPQGPQLQKTLLRLTGQHTVPNIFIG; this comes from the exons ATGGCTTTAATGGCTGCCGGGCCATGGAATAGAGGAGGCTTGGAACAAATTTGGATCTCCCCTCCTTCAATTTCTACAGGAATCGGTTCTATCTTTACCAATCACATATCATTTTGTGGCGCCGACAGCGTCGCCTTATTTTGCAGAAACGGGCCGAGAAAGAAGTGCCTTGCCGTGGTTCGGGCCATGTCTGCTACATTTGGGGCCCGAATGGAGGAAAGTGTGAAGAAGACTGTTAGCGAAAACCCCGTTGTTGTTTATTCCAAGACTTGGTGCTC GTACTCTTCTGAGGTGAAATCTTTGTTTAAGAGGCTTGGTGTGGAGCCACTTGTGATTGAGTTGGATCAATTAG GTCCCCAGGGACCACAGCTGCAGAAGACTCTGCTACGGCTGACTGGACAGCATACCGTTCCTAATATATTTATAG GGTGA
- the LOC131000204 gene encoding glutaredoxin-C5, chloroplastic isoform X2, translated as MALMAAGPWNRGGLEQIWISPPSISTGIGSIFTNHISFCGADSVALFCRNGPRKKCLAVVRAMSATFGARMEESVKKTVSENPVVVYSKTWCSYSSEVKSLFKRLGVEPLVIELDQLGPQGPQLQKTLLRLTGQHTVPNIFIGGKHIGGCTDTIKMHRKGELQPLLSEAGAMKLKS; from the exons ATGGCTTTAATGGCTGCCGGGCCATGGAATAGAGGAGGCTTGGAACAAATTTGGATCTCCCCTCCTTCAATTTCTACAGGAATCGGTTCTATCTTTACCAATCACATATCATTTTGTGGCGCCGACAGCGTCGCCTTATTTTGCAGAAACGGGCCGAGAAAGAAGTGCCTTGCCGTGGTTCGGGCCATGTCTGCTACATTTGGGGCCCGAATGGAGGAAAGTGTGAAGAAGACTGTTAGCGAAAACCCCGTTGTTGTTTATTCCAAGACTTGGTGCTC GTACTCTTCTGAGGTGAAATCTTTGTTTAAGAGGCTTGGTGTGGAGCCACTTGTGATTGAGTTGGATCAATTAG GTCCCCAGGGACCACAGCTGCAGAAGACTCTGCTACGGCTGACTGGACAGCATACCGTTCCTAATATATTTATAG GGGGCAAGCATATCGGTGGTTGTACAG ATACCATCAAGATGCACAGAAAAGGGGAGCTCCAGCCTTTGCTATCAGAAGCTGGTGCTATGAAGTTGAAGAGTTAG
- the LOC131000204 gene encoding glutaredoxin-C5, chloroplastic isoform X3 codes for MALMAAGPWNRGGLEQIWISPPSISTGIGSIFTNHISFCGADSVALFCRNGPRKKCLAVVRAMSATFGARMEESVKKTVSENPVVVYSKTWCSYSSEVKSLFKRLGVEPLVIELDQLGPQGPQLQKTLLRLTGQHTVPNIFIDQMFWVADTIKMHRKGELQPLLSEAGAMKLKS; via the exons ATGGCTTTAATGGCTGCCGGGCCATGGAATAGAGGAGGCTTGGAACAAATTTGGATCTCCCCTCCTTCAATTTCTACAGGAATCGGTTCTATCTTTACCAATCACATATCATTTTGTGGCGCCGACAGCGTCGCCTTATTTTGCAGAAACGGGCCGAGAAAGAAGTGCCTTGCCGTGGTTCGGGCCATGTCTGCTACATTTGGGGCCCGAATGGAGGAAAGTGTGAAGAAGACTGTTAGCGAAAACCCCGTTGTTGTTTATTCCAAGACTTGGTGCTC GTACTCTTCTGAGGTGAAATCTTTGTTTAAGAGGCTTGGTGTGGAGCCACTTGTGATTGAGTTGGATCAATTAG GTCCCCAGGGACCACAGCTGCAGAAGACTCTGCTACGGCTGACTGGACAGCATACCGTTCCTAATATATTTATAG ATCAAATGTTTTGGGTTGCAGATACCATCAAGATGCACAGAAAAGGGGAGCTCCAGCCTTTGCTATCAGAAGCTGGTGCTATGAAGTTGAAGAGTTAG
- the LOC131000204 gene encoding glutaredoxin-C5, chloroplastic isoform X4, with the protein MALMAAGPWNRGGLEQIWISPPSISTGIGSIFTNHISFCGADSVALFCRNGPRKKCLAVVRAMSATFGARMEESVKKTVSENPVVVYSKTWCSYSSEVKSLFKRLGVEPLVIELDQLGPQGPQLQKTLLRLTGQHTVPNIFIGQGEH; encoded by the exons ATGGCTTTAATGGCTGCCGGGCCATGGAATAGAGGAGGCTTGGAACAAATTTGGATCTCCCCTCCTTCAATTTCTACAGGAATCGGTTCTATCTTTACCAATCACATATCATTTTGTGGCGCCGACAGCGTCGCCTTATTTTGCAGAAACGGGCCGAGAAAGAAGTGCCTTGCCGTGGTTCGGGCCATGTCTGCTACATTTGGGGCCCGAATGGAGGAAAGTGTGAAGAAGACTGTTAGCGAAAACCCCGTTGTTGTTTATTCCAAGACTTGGTGCTC GTACTCTTCTGAGGTGAAATCTTTGTTTAAGAGGCTTGGTGTGGAGCCACTTGTGATTGAGTTGGATCAATTAG GTCCCCAGGGACCACAGCTGCAGAAGACTCTGCTACGGCTGACTGGACAGCATACCGTTCCTAATATATTTATAG GACAGGGTGAACACTGA
- the LOC131000204 gene encoding glutaredoxin-C5, chloroplastic isoform X1, with protein MALMAAGPWNRGGLEQIWISPPSISTGIGSIFTNHISFCGADSVALFCRNGPRKKCLAVVRAMSATFGARMEESVKKTVSENPVVVYSKTWCSYSSEVKSLFKRLGVEPLVIELDQLGPQGPQLQKTLLRLTGQHTVPNIFIGGKHIGGCTGTLLQTHVMMNEFYGKMGKITKLSIDLSDRIIWFSLIYTLKHQISSNQ; from the exons ATGGCTTTAATGGCTGCCGGGCCATGGAATAGAGGAGGCTTGGAACAAATTTGGATCTCCCCTCCTTCAATTTCTACAGGAATCGGTTCTATCTTTACCAATCACATATCATTTTGTGGCGCCGACAGCGTCGCCTTATTTTGCAGAAACGGGCCGAGAAAGAAGTGCCTTGCCGTGGTTCGGGCCATGTCTGCTACATTTGGGGCCCGAATGGAGGAAAGTGTGAAGAAGACTGTTAGCGAAAACCCCGTTGTTGTTTATTCCAAGACTTGGTGCTC GTACTCTTCTGAGGTGAAATCTTTGTTTAAGAGGCTTGGTGTGGAGCCACTTGTGATTGAGTTGGATCAATTAG GTCCCCAGGGACCACAGCTGCAGAAGACTCTGCTACGGCTGACTGGACAGCATACCGTTCCTAATATATTTATAG GGGGCAAGCATATCGGTGGTTGTACAGGTACACTCTTACAAACACATGTTATGATGAACGAGTTTTATGGAAAGATGGGGAAAATTACTAAGTTATCGATTGATCTAAGTGACAGGATAATATGGTTTTCATTGATATACACATTGAAGCATCAAATATCAAGTAATCAATAG
- the LOC131000234 gene encoding photosystem I reaction center subunit IV A, chloroplastic-like — translation MASCSMASCGFVVTPNVISSAATTPKATVLFFPSKKTGGSRLVVRAGDEAAAAAPAAATATPPAEAPKAAKPPPIGPPRGSKVRVLRKESYWFKGVGSVVAVDQDPKSRYPVVVRFNKVNYANVSTNNYALDEVEVIA, via the exons atggcAAGCTGCAGTATGGCATCATGTGGATTTGTGGTGACACCTAATGTGATCTCTTCCGCCGCAACCACCCCCAAAGCCACCGTGCTCTTCTTCCCTTCCAAGAAAACCGGCGGCTCACGGCTGGTGGTCCGCGCCGGCGATGAGGCCGCCGCTGCAGCACCAGCGGCTGCCACCGCTACGCCACCGGCTGAAGCTCCTAAAGCGGCCAAGCCGCCGCCAATTGGCCCCCCCAGAGGCTCAAAG GTGAGAGTTCTTAGAAAGGAATCGTACTGGTTCAAAGGTGTGGGTTCTGTTGTAGCTGTGGATCAG GACCCGAAGAGCCGGTACCCGGTGGTGGTGAGGTTTAACAAGGTGAATTACGCAAATGTATCTACCAACAACTACGCTTTGGATGAAGTGGAAGTCATTGCATAA